The sequence below is a genomic window from Sulfurihydrogenibium subterraneum DSM 15120.
GCTTGTCTATGACCTCTTTCGCTTAATTCAGGGTCAAGTCTTCCTTGGTATCTTCCGATTGGATTCCACAAACTCTCTGCGTGCCTTACAAAGATGATTCTAACCACTTTTATATCTCCTTAAAGACTGTTTATGTATATTTCTTGAGCTTTTTTTACACCTTTTCCAAGGTCAACCTTATAACCATTTTTATATAGTGCTATCTCTATTGCAGAGATAACTTCTATCATATCAAGATAATCAAAGTATCCCATGTGGGCTATTCTTATTATTCTTCCTTTTAAGTGGTCTTGTCCTCCTGCTACTCTTACACCTATTTTTAGTAAATCTTTTCTAAATTTATCCGCATCTATACCTTCTGGAGTAAATACTCCTGTTGCAGAGTTTGAAGGGCTTTCAGAGAGAAGTTTTAATCCAAGCTCTTTCATAGCTTGTCGTGTCATCTGGGCTAAAATAAAGTGTCTTTTTTCTAAGTTATCAAGTCCTTCTTCTAATATAAGGTTAAGACTTTCGTTAAGAGCAATTATCAGATTTATAGCAGGTGTGTAGGCAGTTTGACCTTTTCCTTGCTTTTTACTCTCTGCTTTTACAGAAAAGTAGTACTTTGGTAGATTACTTTTTTCTAATCTCTTTTCAGCTTTTTCACTGTAGTACAATATAGAAAGTCCAGGAGGAAGCATTAAAGCTTTTTGACTTCCTGTTATAAGGATATCTATACCTATCTCTTCTGGAAAAACTTTGTAAACGCCTACAGAAGTGATACCATCAACAACTAAAAGACAGTCCTCTAAAGAGGCTGACATTTCAGCTAAAAACTTTAAATCGTGAAGGGTTGTAGTTGAAGTCTCAGAGTGCTGAACGAGTATTCCTTTTAAATCTGGATTATTCTTTACAAACTCACTTACTTTATCTTTATCGTAAGTTTTTCCCCACTCTATCTGATAGTCTATTACCTGCAGTCCAAAGGTTTTAGCTAAATCTCTCCATCTCTCTCCAAACTTTCCTGCATTTATAACTAAAACTTTATCCTTTTCATTAAAAAAGTTTACTATAGAAGCTTCCATAGCTCCTGTTCCAGAAGAAGCAAACATTAAAACATCTCTATTTGTATTTAAGAGCTTTTGGAGCTTCTCTCTTGTTTGTAAAAATATATTTGTAAATTCTGGAGTTCTGTGGTGGATTATCTGTTGACCAAGTGCTTTTATAACTTGCGGTGGAAGTGGCACAGGTCCGGGAGTAAATAGCCTCTCTTTAATCAAAAGATTTCCTCCAAAGCTAAAAATTTTTAAATATTTTAACATAAAAAGGGGGAGTTAGACTAAATCTAACTCCCAAAATTTTGGAGGAGGTAGGTCGAAAGGTTTAGCAGCAGGAGCCTTTGTAGATATACAAAATTTATGCCAAATTTTTAATTTGTAAATATGTAATGTTTAAAATATGTAAAGTCTATTTTAGGACAACTCTGTCCCTTTTGGGACAAATCTAAAATTTTATTGCAACAATCAAACCATCTCTCAACGGAATTAGAGTTGTAAAAAACTCTGGTGATGAAAACATATACTCATTAAACTCTTTAATCTTCTTAGTTTGCCTGTCAGGAGCTTCCTCTAACACTTTACCATGCCAAAGAGTGTTATCCGCTATAACAATTCCACCAGAATTTAAGTTATCCTTTAGCATCAAAATACTATCTAAGTACTTTGCCTTTTCGTGGTCAAAAAACAGAATGTCAATATTTTTGTAATCTTTTGCAATTTCTACCCCATTGCCCAACCTTATTTCAACTTTTTCAATTAATCCGGCTTTGGATAAAAAATTTCTTGCTTTATCTAAATTATCTTGATTGTAATCTGTTAAAACTACTTTTCCATTACCGATAGCTTTTGCAAACCAGTAAGCAGAGTATCCGTATCCTGAACCTACTTCAACAATCAATTTCGGATTTTTGAGTTTTGTAATTATATACAAAAACCTTCCAACAGACCTGCCAACTATTGGAAATCCTACCTTTTGTGCAAACTCTTCCATTGGTTTTAAAACATCTTCATCTTCTACTTTTGAAAGGTAGTTTAATTTATCTATATACCTTTGAATATCTTCAAACAAAATCATACTATACCTCGCAGATAAGGATACATCGGGATTATAACATAAATGGTATAATAGTTTAAAAATTTTTAACATATCGGAGGCTAAATTTTATGAAAAAAAGAGTTGTACTTGCTTACTCTGGAGGATTAGATACTTCTGTAATAGTTAGATGGCTTACAGACAGAGGTTTTGAGGTTATCACCTATACAGCTGACGTAGGTCAAGGAGAAGAGCTCTCTGAAATAGAAGAAAAAGCATTAAAAGCAGGAGCTGTAAAGGCTATAATTGATGATATAAAAGAGGAGTTTGCAAGAGATTACTGTATGCCACTTATGAGAGCAACAGCTTTATACGAAGGTAAATACACATTACTGTCATCTTTATCAAGACCTTTAATAGCAAAAAAGTTAGTTGAAGTTGCCCATAAAGAAGGAGCTCACTACGTGGCTCACGGTTCAACTGGAAAAGGAAACGACCAAGTCAGATTCGAAGCTTCTGTATGGGCATTAGACCCAGATATAGAAGTTTTAGCACCTGTTAGAGAGTGGGAATTTAAGTCAAGAGAAGAAGAGATAGATTATGCGATGAAACACGGTATTCCCGTAAAAGCTACAAAAGAAAAGCCATACTCTTATGATAGAAACTTGTGGGGAGTTGCAATAGAAGCTGGTCCACTGGAAGACCCTTGGACAGAGCCTCCAGAAGATGCTTTTGAAATTACAGTATCACCAGAAAAAGCTCCAGACACTCCAGAGTATATAGAAATAGAATTTAGAGAAGGAACACCAATTAAGTTAAACGGAAAAGAGTATGACCAACTTTGGAAACTTATTTGGGATTTAAATGAGATAGCAGGAAAACACGGCGTTGGTAGAATAGATATGGTAGAAAACAGACTTGTAGGAATAAAAACAAGAGAAGTTTATGAATCTCCTGCAGGGCTTATACTTATCTCTGCCTACGATGACCTTGAAAGTATAGTCTTAGACAGATTTACCTACCACTATAAAAAAGACCACATATCCCATCCATATGCAAAATTAGTTTATGAAGGACTTTGGTTTTCTAAACTAAGAGAGTCTTTAGACGCATTTAACAATGAAATAGCTAAAATAGTCAACGGAAAAGTAAGAGTTAAACTTTACAAAGGAAGCTTTAAAATAGTAGGAAGACAGTCTCCAAACTCTCTCTACAGTGAAGACCTTGCAACTTACAGCCCTAAAGATGCTTTTGACCACAAAGCAGGTGGTGCATTTACAAAAGTATGGGCTTTACCACTAAAAGTATTTGCAAGATCAAATAAGAGGTAAAAGATGCTGAAAGAGTACAATCACATTGAAATAGAAAGTAAATGGTCTTCAATATACCAAGAAGCTGATATTTTTAAAGGAGAAACAGGAAAAAAACCGTACTTTTCTGTCGTTTTACCTCCTCCAAACGTAACAGGAAGTCTCCATATAGGGCACGCCCTTAATGCTACACTACAAGATATAATAGTCCGCTACAAACGAATGAAAGGCTTTAATACACTCTGGCTTCCCGGATTTGACCACGCAGGAATTGCTACCCAATGGGTTGTTGTAAGGGAGCTTCAAAAACAAGGTATTAGTAGATTTGACCTTGGAAGAGAGAACTTTATTAAAAAAGTTTGGCAGTGGGTACCCCAATCAAGAGATTCTATAAAAAATCAGCTTATTAGACTTGGAGCTTCTTGTGATTGGTCAAGGCAGAGATTTACCCTTGATGAAGGATTTTCAAGGTCTGTAAGAGAAGCATTTGTAAGACTTTACAAAGAAGGACTTATATTTAAAGCACCTTACATCGTAAACTGGGATCCAAAAGAAAGAACCGCAGTATCAGATTTAGAGGTTGAGTATTACGAAGGAAAAGGAAAATTATGGCATATAAAGTATCCATTAGAAGATGGAAGTGGTTACATTACTGTAGCAACTACCAGACCTGAAACGATGTTAGGTGATACAGCTGTAGCAGTAAATCCAAACGATGAGAGATATAAACATCTAATAGGTAAAAAAGTTATACTTCCATTAGCTCCAGAAAAAAGGACAGACATAAACGGAAATAAAGTAAGCAACCTAATTCCAATAATAGCAGATGAGTATGTAGACCCAGCTTTTGGAACAGGTGTTGTAAAAATAACCCCTGCCCACGACTCTAACGACTTTGAAGTAGGAAAAAGGCATAATCTTCCAATGGTTATCGTTATGGATGAAGGAGCTTACATAAATGAAAATGGTGGAGAGTTTAAAGGTTTATACAGGTACCAAGCCAGAGAGAAAATAGTAGAGAAGCTAAAAGAATTAGGTTTACTTGAAAAAGAAGAAGACCACATTCACAATGTTGGACACTCCCAAAGGTCAAAAGAAGTTATAGAGCCTTATCTTTCTACCCAGTGGTTTGTTGATACTAAAAAGTTGGCAGAAAAAGCTATAAAAGTTGTAGAAGAAGGAAAGATAAAATTTATTCCAGAAGGATGGACAAAAACTTACCTTAACTGGATGTATAACATCAGAGAGTGGTGTATATCAAGACAAATATGGTGGGGACACAGAATTCCTGTATGGTACTGTAGAGACTGCGGTTATCAAAACGCCTTTAACGACGACTTTTTACCGACCATAGAAGAAAAGATTATATTTAACCTTTATGCAGATGGAAAAATAAATCAAATTTTCTGCGTTGACGATGTTTTAGAAGTTTTAAATAAACAAAACTTTACCCATCCTGACAAAACAAACTTAGAGTTTTACGAAAAAGTAGTCTTTTTAAAAGAAGCTGAAAGATTAAAATCAAAAGAAAGTTTAATAAATCTACTTGAAACATCAAATCACTTTAAAAAACTATACGAAGAAAGGTATCAACTTATATTAAAGTGTGAAAAATGTAAAAGTGAAAACCTTCATCAAGATGAAGATGTTTTAGATACTTGGTTTTCTTCTGGACTTTGGCCTTTTGGAACTTTAGGCTGGCCTACCGAAACCGAAGACCTAAAAACTTTCTACCCAACTTCTTTACTGATAACAGGTTTTGACATTATCTTCTTCTGGGTTGCAAGAATGATAATGATGGGAGCAAAGTTTACAGATAACATTCCATTTAAAGACGTTTACATCCACGCACTTGTAAGAGATGAAAAAGGCGAAAAAATGTCCAAAACCAAAGGAAACGTGATAGACCCTCTCGAAATGGCAGAGAAGTATGGAGCTGATGCCTTAAGATTTACCTTAACTGCATTAGCAGCCCAAGGAAGAGATATAAGACTTTCAGAAAAAAGAATAGAAGGTTATAAACATTTTTCTAATAAAATTTGGAATGCGTCAAAATTTGTTTTAACAAACAGTCAAAATATGGAAATTAAAGACTTAAAACAATTAAACTTATCAACGGAAGATAAATGGATTTTAACAGCTCTTATGAAAACAGTTAAAAAATCGTCTAACGAACTTGAAAGTTATAGATACAACGAATATGCAAACACAATATACGACTTTTTCTGGCATGATTACTGCGACTGGTACATAGAACTTACAAAAGAAAGAATATACAAAGGCTCTCAAGAAGAAAAACAAACAGCTGTAAGCGTTTTAAACTTTGTTTTAATAGAATCTTTAAAACTCCTACATCCAATAATGCCATTTATAACAGAAGAGATATATAATCATCTACCAATAAAAGAAACAGAGTTTTTAGCAACAGCTCCATACCCAGAGTACGAAGAAAGCAATACATTTGAAGAAGATTATAACTTTATAGAATCTTTAAAAGAAATGATTACAGGGATAAGGACTGTAAGAAGCGACTTTAGCATTGAACCAACAAGAAAACTAAACATCAGAATAAAACCATCTACAAAAGAGATAGAAGAAAAGCTCAAAACTTTAACCAACCAGATAAAACAGCTGATAAGAGCAGAAAACCTTATTATAGACACTGATATATCAAAACAAGATACGGAAGTAATCACTGTATCTAAATTAGGAGAGTGTTTTATAGATTTGGCAGGAGTTTTAGATATTCAGAAAGAAATTCAAAGACAAGAAAAACTACTTCAAGAAGTTGAGAAATCTATAAAAATTTCAGAAAGCAAACTAAGTAATGAAAACTTTGTAAACAAAGCCCCTGAGCATGTAGTGGAAAAAGAAAAACAGCTCTACGAAGAACTTAAAGCCAAAAGAGATAAAATATTAAATACTTTAAAGATGTTAAAACGTTAGAGAATAACTACTGAAAATCTATTGCATTTTGACAGGAATATGATATAATATTTATTACTTATTTGTTCCCGAGTAGCTCAGCAGGCAGAGCGGTCGGCTGTTAACCGACTGGTCGGGGGTTCGAATCCCTCCTCGGGAGCTTCTTAAAAATCTTTTTTTAAATTCAAGGGGGCAGTAAATGGATTTAAAGAAAATTCCAGCCGGTAAAAATCCGCCAGAAGACATATACGTTGTGATAGAAATACCTCAAGGAAGTGGTATAAAATACGAAGTTGATAAAGAAAGTGGAGCTGTTTTCGTAGACAGATTTTTATTTACCGCAATGTATTACCCTTTTAACTATGGATTTATACCAAATACTTTGGCTGATGATGGAGACCCTACAGACGTTTTAGTAATATCAAGGGAGCCAGTAGTACCCGGAAGCGTAATAAGAGCCAGACCTATAGGAATGTTAGAAATGGAAGATGAAGAAGGAATAGACACAAAGATAATAGCTGTTCCTGTATCAAAATTGGATAATACTTTTGACAACATAAAAGAAGTAAATGACCTACCAGAAGCTACCTTAAATAAAATTAAACACTTTTTTGAACACTACAAAGAGTTAGAATCTGGAAAATGGGTTAAAGTAAAGTCTTTTAAAGGTTCAGAAGAAGCTAAGAAAGACATACAAAAGTCTATTGAAAACTTTAAAAACTCTTGACTAAAATCTGAATAAGGTATATAATATTTATCTCTTTTGAATACGGAGTGTAGCTCAGGTGGGAGAGCACGTGCCTTGGGAGCACGGGGTCGCAGGTTCAAGTCCTGCCACTCCGACTACTGATTAAAAGGAAGGCGCGCCCGTAGCTCAGCTGGATAGAGCAACGGACTTCTAATCCGTAGGTCGCACGTTCGAATCGTGCCGGGCGCATAACACCGCGGGGTGGAGCAGCTTGGTAGCTCGCCGGGCTCATAACCCGGAGGTCGCAGGTTCAAATCCTGCCCCCGCAACCAAAATAATTTATATTTTTGGATTCAGCTAGTGTAATTTCTTTTTTCATCAATTGTACTAATCCCTATAAAGCAAACCTTTCTTTTAACATAACCAAAAATTTTTAAGACATTTTTTAAAACATTTGAATATAAGAAAATATAGGAGTATATTATATAGTTATAACTCTTAAAAAGGTGTAAAATATGGCTGTAGTGAAAAAAACTATAAATATTGAAGAAAATTTAGCAATAGAACTTGAGACTTTATCCAAAATCTTAGGTACATCCCAAAGTGAAATAATTGAAAAAGCTTTAGACTTTTACCTTGACTATATAGATGGAATAATTGCAGAAAGGGTAAGTAAAGAAATAAAAGAAGGAAAGATAAAAGTTAATGAAGCTGATAAAGTATTTAAAAAATTTTTCAATTTTTGAAGTTGAAGGAGATAGATTAATAATTCTGATACTAAGAATTGGCAGAAGAAAAGATATATATAAAGGTTTAGAACTTTAACCAAATCTTCCAAACAAAATCTAACACATCTGGTAAAATAAGATTTATTTAGTTTGAGAGGTTTGTTATGGAAAAGTTTTTTTTAAATGGTCAGCATTTTAACGATTTATCACTTCTAAGACCTTTAATGTATGGTGAAGGAGTTTTTGAGACCTTTAGATACAATCAAAAACTTCCTAAATACATAGACTATCACTACGAAAGACTTATAAAAGGAGCTTCCTTCTTAAAAATACCACACATAACTAAGGAAGATTACATATATTACATTAATCAAGCTGTAAACTCTGTAGAAGAGAAAGACTTGTATGTAAAAACGATTTTACTGTCAGAAGGTAATTCTTACTACCCATTACAGCCGTATAAAAGTAATCTTTTAGTGGTTGTAAAACCGTATCAAACAATAAATTCTCCTATTACTTTAACTGTATCTCCTTACAGAGTCCACAGTAAAGACCCACTACTTAAAATAAAATCAACTAACTACCTTAGAAACATTCTGGTAAAAAGATACGCCCAAGAAAAAGGATTTTTTGATGCAATTATTTTAAATGAAGATGATTGTATAACTGAAACCTCTTCTGCTAACATATTTTGGATAAAAGGTAGATACCTTTACACTCCTTCTTTAGACTGTGGAGTATTAGAAGGTATATCAAGGAGAAAAATATTAGAAGAAGCTAAAAATCAAGGATTTATTGTTGTGGAAGGAATGTTTAACTTAAAAGATTTAAAAGATGCAAATATAATCTTTCTGTCTAATGCTCTACACGGAATAATGAAAGTAGAAAACATTGACCCAGAGGTATTTAAATGAGATTTAAGATTTTAATTCTAACTATTTTATACACTTTTGTTCTGTCTTACGCAAACCCTTTAAAAGAAGAAATTGAAAGTTTAATTAAAGACCAAGATGTTGCCGTAGGTATTTACGTAGAGTCCTTGGCAACAAAAAGTTTTAAATACATTTTGAACGAAAAAATGCCTTTTATTCCAGCTTCAAATCAAAAGATTCTTACAACAGCTACAGCTATAATTAATCTAACTCCAGATTACAGATTTAAAACAACTGTTTTAACAGACGGTTTTATAAAAGACGGAGTTTTAAAAGGCAATCTTTACTTAAAAGGAGGAGCTGACCCATCTTTATCTGAAGGAGATTTAAAAAGTTTTGCTGATTACTTAAAACAGTTGGGTATTTCAAAAATAGAAGGAAATATTATAGGAGATGATTCTTTCTTTTCAGAAGAAGGGAGAGGACACGGCTGGCCAGAGAAAGATTTTGATTACTGTTTTACAGCTCCTTTTAGTGCTTTATCTGTAAATGAAAACTGTCTAAGATTAGAAATTTTGTCAGATAAGAAAAATACAGTTATAAAAATGTATCCAGACAACGATTACTTTGAAATTGTTAACAATCTTGAATTATCTAAAAAATATTCAGATTACAAGGTTAAAGTAGAAGGAAGAAAGATATATCTCTTTGGAAAAATAAAGCCTTTATCCAAAGTTGAGGTTTCAATTCCTGTTGAAAATCCTTCACTATTTACAACTTCTGTTTTATACAAAGTAATTAAGCAAAGTGGTATAAAGATAACTGGAAAATACTACATAGGAAAAACGCCATCAAATACAACTGTAATAATTACTCATAAAT
It includes:
- a CDS encoding valine--tRNA ligase, coding for MLKEYNHIEIESKWSSIYQEADIFKGETGKKPYFSVVLPPPNVTGSLHIGHALNATLQDIIVRYKRMKGFNTLWLPGFDHAGIATQWVVVRELQKQGISRFDLGRENFIKKVWQWVPQSRDSIKNQLIRLGASCDWSRQRFTLDEGFSRSVREAFVRLYKEGLIFKAPYIVNWDPKERTAVSDLEVEYYEGKGKLWHIKYPLEDGSGYITVATTRPETMLGDTAVAVNPNDERYKHLIGKKVILPLAPEKRTDINGNKVSNLIPIIADEYVDPAFGTGVVKITPAHDSNDFEVGKRHNLPMVIVMDEGAYINENGGEFKGLYRYQAREKIVEKLKELGLLEKEEDHIHNVGHSQRSKEVIEPYLSTQWFVDTKKLAEKAIKVVEEGKIKFIPEGWTKTYLNWMYNIREWCISRQIWWGHRIPVWYCRDCGYQNAFNDDFLPTIEEKIIFNLYADGKINQIFCVDDVLEVLNKQNFTHPDKTNLEFYEKVVFLKEAERLKSKESLINLLETSNHFKKLYEERYQLILKCEKCKSENLHQDEDVLDTWFSSGLWPFGTLGWPTETEDLKTFYPTSLLITGFDIIFFWVARMIMMGAKFTDNIPFKDVYIHALVRDEKGEKMSKTKGNVIDPLEMAEKYGADALRFTLTALAAQGRDIRLSEKRIEGYKHFSNKIWNASKFVLTNSQNMEIKDLKQLNLSTEDKWILTALMKTVKKSSNELESYRYNEYANTIYDFFWHDYCDWYIELTKERIYKGSQEEKQTAVSVLNFVLIESLKLLHPIMPFITEEIYNHLPIKETEFLATAPYPEYEESNTFEEDYNFIESLKEMITGIRTVRSDFSIEPTRKLNIRIKPSTKEIEEKLKTLTNQIKQLIRAENLIIDTDISKQDTEVITVSKLGECFIDLAGVLDIQKEIQRQEKLLQEVEKSIKISESKLSNENFVNKAPEHVVEKEKQLYEELKAKRDKILNTLKMLKR
- a CDS encoding pyridoxal-phosphate-dependent aminotransferase family protein — encoded protein: MIKERLFTPGPVPLPPQVIKALGQQIIHHRTPEFTNIFLQTREKLQKLLNTNRDVLMFASSGTGAMEASIVNFFNEKDKVLVINAGKFGERWRDLAKTFGLQVIDYQIEWGKTYDKDKVSEFVKNNPDLKGILVQHSETSTTTLHDLKFLAEMSASLEDCLLVVDGITSVGVYKVFPEEIGIDILITGSQKALMLPPGLSILYYSEKAEKRLEKSNLPKYYFSVKAESKKQGKGQTAYTPAINLIIALNESLNLILEEGLDNLEKRHFILAQMTRQAMKELGLKLLSESPSNSATGVFTPEGIDADKFRKDLLKIGVRVAGGQDHLKGRIIRIAHMGYFDYLDMIEVISAIEIALYKNGYKVDLGKGVKKAQEIYINSL
- the dacB gene encoding D-alanyl-D-alanine carboxypeptidase/D-alanyl-D-alanine endopeptidase yields the protein MRFKILILTILYTFVLSYANPLKEEIESLIKDQDVAVGIYVESLATKSFKYILNEKMPFIPASNQKILTTATAIINLTPDYRFKTTVLTDGFIKDGVLKGNLYLKGGADPSLSEGDLKSFADYLKQLGISKIEGNIIGDDSFFSEEGRGHGWPEKDFDYCFTAPFSALSVNENCLRLEILSDKKNTVIKMYPDNDYFEIVNNLELSKKYSDYKVKVEGRKIYLFGKIKPLSKVEVSIPVENPSLFTTSVLYKVIKQSGIKITGKYYIGKTPSNTTVIITHKSQPLKEIIKKANKDSNNFYAEQIFRTLGKEILGKGDTETSATVVINTLKRAGIDVSNIRIYDGSGLSRFNQITPESISKILSYMYNTPYFFDFYQSLAVAGTDGTLKHRFKDVKGKIYAKTGYIKGVKNLSGYILSDNGEVYVFSILVNNLKSTEIANKIQESICLILANGKTQL
- a CDS encoding ribbon-helix-helix domain-containing protein; the encoded protein is MAVVKKTINIEENLAIELETLSKILGTSQSEIIEKALDFYLDYIDGIIAERVSKEIKEGKIKVNEADKVFKKFFNF
- a CDS encoding O-methyltransferase, whose protein sequence is MILFEDIQRYIDKLNYLSKVEDEDVLKPMEEFAQKVGFPIVGRSVGRFLYIITKLKNPKLIVEVGSGYGYSAYWFAKAIGNGKVVLTDYNQDNLDKARNFLSKAGLIEKVEIRLGNGVEIAKDYKNIDILFFDHEKAKYLDSILMLKDNLNSGGIVIADNTLWHGKVLEEAPDRQTKKIKEFNEYMFSSPEFFTTLIPLRDGLIVAIKF
- the ppa gene encoding inorganic diphosphatase, translating into MDLKKIPAGKNPPEDIYVVIEIPQGSGIKYEVDKESGAVFVDRFLFTAMYYPFNYGFIPNTLADDGDPTDVLVISREPVVPGSVIRARPIGMLEMEDEEGIDTKIIAVPVSKLDNTFDNIKEVNDLPEATLNKIKHFFEHYKELESGKWVKVKSFKGSEEAKKDIQKSIENFKNS
- a CDS encoding argininosuccinate synthase yields the protein MKKRVVLAYSGGLDTSVIVRWLTDRGFEVITYTADVGQGEELSEIEEKALKAGAVKAIIDDIKEEFARDYCMPLMRATALYEGKYTLLSSLSRPLIAKKLVEVAHKEGAHYVAHGSTGKGNDQVRFEASVWALDPDIEVLAPVREWEFKSREEEIDYAMKHGIPVKATKEKPYSYDRNLWGVAIEAGPLEDPWTEPPEDAFEITVSPEKAPDTPEYIEIEFREGTPIKLNGKEYDQLWKLIWDLNEIAGKHGVGRIDMVENRLVGIKTREVYESPAGLILISAYDDLESIVLDRFTYHYKKDHISHPYAKLVYEGLWFSKLRESLDAFNNEIAKIVNGKVRVKLYKGSFKIVGRQSPNSLYSEDLATYSPKDAFDHKAGGAFTKVWALPLKVFARSNKR
- a CDS encoding aminotransferase class IV gives rise to the protein MEKFFLNGQHFNDLSLLRPLMYGEGVFETFRYNQKLPKYIDYHYERLIKGASFLKIPHITKEDYIYYINQAVNSVEEKDLYVKTILLSEGNSYYPLQPYKSNLLVVVKPYQTINSPITLTVSPYRVHSKDPLLKIKSTNYLRNILVKRYAQEKGFFDAIILNEDDCITETSSANIFWIKGRYLYTPSLDCGVLEGISRRKILEEAKNQGFIVVEGMFNLKDLKDANIIFLSNALHGIMKVENIDPEVFK